One Psychrosphaera aestuarii DNA window includes the following coding sequences:
- the syd gene encoding SecY-interacting protein, with protein MSKNPDLKQVLANLVTQWTNLSEKNGYLTVEQDPDWPSPCVQKQNERLIWKPVLQSQHIESELSFDNVGEAFNITIDPQYSSLFTTYFSDNLNMAHVKGEFQVLQAWSLEDFERLQQNLVGHLLMKQKLKQTPTLFFGLTDQEDLNIVVNNDTGEVCLEYVGKEPHEVLAKDLVAFLNDCSILKL; from the coding sequence ATGTCTAAAAACCCCGATTTAAAACAAGTATTAGCTAATTTAGTGACACAGTGGACCAACTTAAGTGAAAAGAATGGTTATTTAACGGTTGAACAGGATCCAGATTGGCCGTCACCGTGCGTTCAAAAACAAAACGAACGTTTGATATGGAAACCGGTTTTGCAATCCCAGCACATTGAAAGTGAATTAAGCTTCGATAATGTAGGCGAGGCTTTTAATATTACTATAGACCCTCAGTATAGTTCGCTTTTTACCACGTATTTCTCAGACAACTTAAACATGGCTCATGTTAAAGGCGAGTTTCAGGTGTTACAGGCTTGGTCGTTAGAAGACTTTGAAAGGCTCCAACAAAACTTGGTGGGGCACCTGTTAATGAAACAAAAATTAAAACAAACACCAACTTTGTTTTTTGGTTTAACAGACCAAGAAGACCTGAACATAGTCGTTAATAATGACACTGGCGAAGTCTGTCTGGAGTATGTAGGAAAAGAGCCTCATGAGGTGTTAGCTAAGGATCTGGTTGCGTTTTTAAATGACTGTAGCATTTTGAAATTATAG
- a CDS encoding HD domain-containing phosphohydrolase codes for MSEKYKILLLDDEVEILNSLKRLFRKDYVVDTFVNGELALEALEENEYAIVISDMKMPNMDGATFLSKAKEISPDSIRILLSGYADIDSTVKAINEGDIFNYVCKPWNNDNLKALLKNAIGRYTLKAQNTELSGKLVAVNTELKEANAKLEEKVAARTKELNHKAAMLKRSTMKQRRFFRQILDMVSLIIEDRAGHENGHSKRVAAHGKILAEELGLSRAESINIYLTGLLHEVGKVAITDKLLKTVEFERTTEENLAFKKHAVDGAKILSKLPNFKEVAENIKHQYENYDGSGYPDNLKKDEIPLGSRILKVVSDYDYLLLGHKDGNKLSPDRAAFQLKEQRGKLYDYKIVDQYLDLLTRIPDIEELDADYCVATNKLEPGMIVSDDVKNKTGGIMLTKDTTLTEAAIAKLVNYEKDNDCFLTIFIY; via the coding sequence ATGTCAGAAAAGTACAAAATATTATTACTAGATGATGAAGTTGAAATATTAAACTCGCTAAAGCGACTATTTCGCAAAGATTATGTTGTAGATACATTCGTAAATGGCGAGTTGGCACTTGAAGCGCTAGAAGAGAATGAATATGCCATCGTCATCTCCGATATGAAGATGCCCAATATGGATGGGGCAACTTTTTTATCCAAGGCAAAAGAGATATCTCCAGATTCAATTAGAATTTTATTAAGCGGCTATGCAGACATTGACAGTACAGTAAAAGCTATTAACGAAGGCGATATTTTTAATTACGTTTGCAAGCCTTGGAACAACGACAATTTAAAAGCACTTTTAAAAAATGCGATAGGCCGCTACACGCTCAAAGCTCAAAATACGGAACTGTCAGGGAAATTAGTAGCGGTCAATACAGAGTTGAAAGAGGCTAATGCAAAGTTAGAAGAAAAAGTCGCTGCTCGTACGAAAGAACTAAACCATAAAGCGGCGATGCTTAAACGCTCGACTATGAAACAAAGACGCTTCTTTCGCCAAATTCTCGATATGGTCAGCTTAATAATTGAAGACCGAGCAGGTCACGAAAATGGTCACAGTAAGCGCGTAGCTGCACACGGAAAAATATTGGCTGAAGAACTTGGTTTGAGTAGGGCGGAATCAATTAATATCTATTTGACTGGACTCCTGCATGAAGTTGGTAAGGTCGCAATTACCGATAAGTTACTTAAAACAGTGGAGTTTGAACGTACGACTGAAGAAAATCTTGCATTTAAAAAGCATGCTGTAGACGGAGCTAAAATACTCAGTAAGTTGCCAAACTTTAAAGAAGTTGCTGAAAATATAAAACATCAGTACGAAAACTATGATGGCTCCGGTTACCCAGATAATTTAAAGAAAGATGAAATACCCTTAGGGTCTAGAATTTTAAAAGTGGTGAGTGATTATGATTACCTACTGCTTGGTCATAAAGACGGTAATAAACTGTCTCCAGATAGAGCTGCGTTTCAACTGAAGGAACAACGCGGCAAACTGTATGATTATAAAATAGTGGATCAGTATTTAGATTTGCTAACTCGAATTCCTGATATTGAGGAGTTAGACGCCGACTATTGTGTCGCGACAAATAAACTAGAGCCTGGGATGATAGTGTCGGACGATGTCAAAAATAAAACCGGTGGTATTATGTTAACAAAGGATACGACCCTAACAGAAGCGGCTATTGCTAAATTAGTTAATTACGAAAAAGATAACGACTGTTTTCTAACCATTTTTATCTATTAA
- a CDS encoding DUF3192 domain-containing protein, whose amino-acid sequence MKNSAFKLLIALPLALSMTGCIIVASDDGHDADWISSKSNSDSHWKEEQRVNNDKIASLQIGDEFEKVRGIMGTPKFNEAFESEGKSVQVIFYRTRHKHSDGETTKDECTPLIFKDGTLVGFGKKAYERL is encoded by the coding sequence ATGAAAAACTCGGCTTTTAAACTTCTAATCGCTTTGCCATTAGCACTATCAATGACTGGTTGTATCATTGTCGCATCAGACGATGGTCATGACGCCGATTGGATTAGTTCAAAGTCTAACTCTGATTCACACTGGAAGGAAGAGCAACGGGTAAACAACGATAAAATTGCTAGCTTACAAATTGGTGATGAATTCGAAAAGGTGAGAGGCATAATGGGAACACCTAAGTTTAACGAAGCTTTTGAATCAGAAGGTAAGTCGGTTCAAGTCATATTCTATAGAACTCGTCACAAGCACTCTGATGGAGAGACGACTAAAGATGAATGTACGCCATTAATTTTTAAAGATGGCACGTTAGTTGGCTTTGGAAAGAAAGCGTATGAAAGGTTGTAG
- a CDS encoding nucleoid-associated protein, translating to MSLAVNQFSIAFYEKQAETEFSTKWAVMADESLTKAFTFVEQLHNIYNAKPSKSYAAFSEEKNTAFSHRLQSYLGKELPFDHLSKEVLKIFQAELEKYEFEETGYLLLIDYEYVATRYVMVGVVNLTDHFSVDNEFGIKRERHLDINKIQLAARIDVSSLLHSADDLKTISFIKGRAGRQVNDFFMDLLGCTETINAKSQSKELLSAIDDFMSSETMDPNEKAETREKVFEYCNERIASGEDARLAELNDTLSMSADNEFKDFISQQDYSFDDNVTLDKSTVRKLVKLSGSGQGVSVSFDRILLGDRVNYNPQRDELTIKGVPASLKAVLLNEFGLE from the coding sequence ATGTCATTAGCAGTAAATCAATTTTCTATCGCATTTTACGAAAAGCAGGCTGAAACAGAGTTTTCAACTAAATGGGCAGTAATGGCCGACGAAAGCTTAACCAAGGCTTTCACTTTTGTAGAGCAACTTCACAACATTTACAACGCAAAACCAAGTAAAAGTTACGCGGCGTTTTCAGAAGAAAAAAATACCGCATTCTCTCATCGCTTGCAAAGCTATCTGGGCAAAGAACTGCCTTTTGACCACCTGTCAAAAGAAGTGCTTAAAATTTTTCAAGCCGAGTTAGAGAAATATGAGTTTGAAGAAACTGGCTATTTGTTATTAATCGATTATGAGTATGTTGCGACTCGCTACGTGATGGTTGGTGTTGTTAATTTGACTGATCATTTCTCGGTAGACAATGAATTTGGTATTAAACGTGAACGTCATTTAGACATTAATAAGATTCAATTAGCCGCCCGAATTGACGTGAGTAGTTTGTTGCACAGTGCGGATGATTTAAAAACGATATCGTTTATTAAAGGTCGTGCCGGTAGACAAGTTAATGACTTTTTTATGGACCTATTAGGGTGTACAGAGACGATTAACGCTAAGTCGCAAAGTAAAGAGCTTTTATCGGCTATTGATGACTTCATGTCATCGGAAACGATGGACCCAAATGAAAAAGCTGAAACTCGAGAAAAAGTCTTTGAATATTGTAACGAACGCATTGCGAGTGGAGAAGATGCTCGACTAGCTGAGTTAAATGATACGTTATCAATGTCAGCAGATAATGAATTTAAAGACTTTATTAGCCAGCAAGACTACTCATTTGACGATAATGTAACTTTAGATAAAAGTACCGTTAGAAAATTGGTTAAACTGTCTGGAAGTGGGCAGGGGGTATCAGTATCCTTTGATCGAATCCTATTAGGTGATAGAGTAAATTATAACCCTCAACGAGATGAGCTTACGATTAAAGGTGTGCCAGCTTCCTTAAAAGCGGTATTACTAAATGAGTTTGGCTTAGAGTAA
- the queF gene encoding NADPH-dependent 7-cyano-7-deazaguanine reductase QueF (Catalyzes the NADPH-dependent reduction of 7-cyano-7-deazaguanine (preQ0) to 7-aminomethyl-7-deazaguanine (preQ1) in queuosine biosynthesis): MTAKYNDSEVLGKLSLGKVTEYASTYDATLLQGVPRSLNRNDLDLGEELPFKGVDLWTGYEVSWLNNKGKPVVAIAEFYVPINSENLIESKSFKLYLNSFNQTRFNDWTSVNETMQSDLSNCAGKPVKVNLFDIKEVEHFQIHALPGENIDDLDIEIESYEFDTSLLKCSPDDIVVTETLNSHLLKSNCLITNQPDWASLVIEYTGRKIDHESMLRYLISFRMHNEFHEQCVERIFTDIMALCSPQELSVYARYTRRGGLDINPFRSNKYDNIPFVTRINRQ, from the coding sequence ATGACAGCAAAATATAATGATAGCGAAGTATTAGGAAAATTGTCATTAGGGAAAGTGACTGAATATGCAAGCACATACGATGCAACTTTATTGCAGGGTGTGCCACGTAGCTTAAACAGAAATGACTTGGACCTTGGTGAGGAACTACCATTTAAAGGCGTTGATTTATGGACAGGTTACGAAGTCAGTTGGCTGAATAACAAAGGTAAGCCCGTTGTCGCTATCGCGGAGTTTTATGTTCCAATTAACAGTGAAAACTTAATTGAGAGTAAATCTTTTAAGCTTTATTTAAATAGCTTTAATCAAACTCGTTTTAACGACTGGACTTCGGTCAATGAAACAATGCAGTCTGACCTTTCAAATTGCGCTGGTAAACCTGTCAAAGTAAATTTATTTGATATAAAAGAAGTGGAACATTTTCAGATACATGCGCTTCCGGGTGAAAACATTGATGACCTTGATATTGAGATCGAAAGTTATGAGTTTGATACATCACTTTTAAAATGTAGCCCAGATGACATTGTTGTTACAGAAACCTTAAATAGTCATTTGTTAAAGTCAAACTGCTTAATTACAAATCAACCTGATTGGGCAAGTCTTGTTATTGAGTATACTGGACGCAAGATTGATCACGAGTCCATGCTTCGGTATTTAATATCGTTTAGAATGCACAACGAGTTTCATGAACAGTGCGTAGAGCGAATTTTTACTGACATTATGGCACTTTGTTCACCGCAAGAGTTGAGCGTTTATGCTCGCTATACTCGCCGCGGTGGCCTAGATATCAATCCGTTCCGCTCAAACAAATACGATAATATACCTTTTGTAACTCGAATAAACCGACAATAA
- a CDS encoding sodium-dependent transporter: MSADREHFSSKLGFILAAAGSAVGIGNLVGFPVAAAKNGGGAFLFIYALFVIIICLPVMMAEMAVGRHTNKDPLGAYSKLSDNDSKWKIAGWLGVITPFMIGVFYLVITVWIFGYLFGAVTGDLELLANPATFESFVTGSQLFIYMAVVAAITGFILMSGVKEGIEKAAKVLMPSLFLLLILLVIYVLTLDNALAGVSFYVLPDFSKITASVVSGALSQAFFSLSLGMGILVTYGSYMSKKQDIADSSKLVALTDTGVAFVAGLLIMPAIFSFDPQVDPSELSESSISLIFVLLPKIFLSLQTDIGYFGASAIASLFFLLVFFAAITSLVSIIEVPNSAIMGEKNYSRKKSLSTLAVMVVLLSVFASMSFGMSEFFTKFVSYAGADKSLFDVIYDVFYDTILPLNGLLICLFVSHRWKKANFNNELMEGAEPGKHQFLLKYSDFALSTIIPLVLAVIFINTVAMKFFAVNLLF, from the coding sequence ATGAGTGCGGATAGAGAGCATTTTTCGTCAAAGCTCGGATTTATATTAGCAGCAGCTGGCTCTGCTGTTGGTATTGGTAACCTGGTTGGCTTCCCTGTAGCGGCAGCAAAAAATGGCGGGGGTGCATTTTTATTTATATATGCGTTATTTGTCATCATTATATGTTTGCCAGTCATGATGGCTGAAATGGCCGTTGGTCGACACACGAATAAAGATCCTCTAGGGGCGTATTCAAAATTGTCTGATAATGACAGCAAGTGGAAAATCGCTGGCTGGCTAGGGGTTATTACTCCGTTCATGATTGGCGTGTTTTATCTGGTAATTACCGTATGGATATTTGGTTACTTATTTGGTGCGGTTACTGGTGACTTAGAGTTATTAGCAAACCCTGCAACATTTGAAAGTTTTGTTACTGGCTCACAATTATTTATTTACATGGCGGTTGTAGCAGCAATAACAGGCTTTATTTTAATGAGCGGTGTAAAAGAGGGCATTGAAAAGGCTGCAAAAGTATTGATGCCGTCGTTATTCTTATTACTTATACTACTCGTTATTTATGTCTTAACGTTAGACAATGCGCTAGCTGGAGTGTCCTTTTACGTATTACCTGATTTTAGTAAAATAACCGCAAGTGTTGTTAGCGGTGCTTTGTCTCAAGCCTTCTTTTCGTTATCACTAGGTATGGGTATTTTGGTTACTTATGGTTCTTACATGAGTAAAAAACAAGATATTGCCGACTCATCAAAGTTAGTTGCTCTAACTGACACTGGTGTTGCCTTTGTTGCTGGTTTATTAATAATGCCAGCGATATTTAGCTTTGACCCACAGGTTGACCCTTCTGAGTTATCAGAGTCGTCTATTTCTTTGATTTTTGTTTTACTTCCTAAAATCTTCTTATCTTTACAAACCGATATCGGCTACTTTGGCGCGAGCGCTATAGCGTCACTGTTTTTCTTGCTTGTATTCTTCGCAGCGATAACGTCACTAGTATCTATTATTGAAGTACCAAACTCTGCGATTATGGGAGAGAAAAACTATTCTCGTAAAAAGTCTCTATCGACTCTAGCGGTTATGGTTGTATTGTTAAGCGTGTTTGCTTCTATGTCTTTTGGTATGTCAGAGTTTTTCACTAAGTTTGTAAGTTATGCCGGTGCTGATAAGTCGCTATTTGATGTGATATACGATGTGTTTTACGACACCATATTGCCGTTAAACGGTTTGTTAATATGTTTGTTTGTGTCGCATCGCTGGAAAAAAGCTAATTTTAATAACGAGTTAATGGAAGGCGCCGAGCCGGGGAAACATCAGTTCCTATTGAAGTATAGCGATTTTGCGTTATCCACCATCATTCCACTTGTACTAGCTGTGATTTTTATCAATACAGTAGCAATGAAGTTCTTTGCAGTGAATTTACTATTCTAA
- a CDS encoding sensor histidine kinase: MADEIQNRIDALEKALEREKAARKMAETLLEQRSREIFESNQSLKNQASEAKLQQLQLSFFTGLSADIWNADSVNATVQVYLRRASEFLDNAQCIFFQLRQKSPNNQWTLASVMELEQPSKNKSGAKSDKRTEINEQPSEIRDLVKVFNFGTILDSVEGSGGESTLLPMNALIDNESSFEYAYLVPLFHIKNNRGFACFVYSDSTQIDILKLQSVESSRSMLAVAVQRQMATVNLGNRFKELEKTYKKLDDTQRQLIQSERMASIGQLAAGVAHEINNPIGFVISNYETLAEYIAVLNTLLDLIVEAKNDSSALNKVEALWKEEDVDFIRTDVNDLIVASKGGLKRVQDIVAGLKSFSHSDSKSYETISLNDCIEDSIQLVWNELKYNCEVEKHLDVVSNIKGNFGQIEQVIVNMLINAKHAMEDGGTITVSTEQEQDQVIVKISDTGTGISPENLEKLFTPFFTTKAVGVGTGLGLSISYGILQDHGANISVDSQLGQGTTFTMSFPAYYE; the protein is encoded by the coding sequence ATGGCTGACGAAATACAAAATCGCATTGATGCACTCGAAAAAGCACTAGAACGAGAGAAAGCGGCCAGAAAAATGGCCGAAACTCTTTTAGAACAAAGATCTAGGGAAATATTCGAGTCAAATCAAAGCCTTAAAAACCAAGCAAGTGAAGCGAAGTTGCAGCAGTTACAACTGTCTTTCTTTACCGGGTTGTCGGCTGATATATGGAACGCAGATTCTGTAAATGCGACGGTTCAAGTATATCTTCGTCGGGCCAGTGAGTTCTTGGATAATGCTCAATGTATATTTTTCCAACTTCGTCAAAAGTCTCCAAATAATCAATGGACATTAGCCTCAGTAATGGAACTTGAACAGCCATCTAAAAATAAGAGTGGTGCTAAAAGCGACAAGCGAACCGAAATAAACGAACAACCTTCAGAGATCAGAGATTTGGTAAAAGTTTTTAACTTTGGAACCATATTAGATTCGGTGGAAGGCTCTGGTGGTGAAAGTACATTATTGCCTATGAATGCTTTAATTGATAACGAAAGTAGCTTTGAGTACGCTTATTTGGTCCCTTTGTTTCACATTAAAAATAATCGAGGCTTCGCTTGTTTTGTTTATTCAGATTCGACTCAAATAGACATCCTGAAACTGCAATCAGTAGAGTCTTCTCGTTCTATGCTAGCGGTTGCAGTACAACGACAAATGGCAACCGTTAATCTTGGTAACCGATTTAAAGAATTAGAAAAAACCTATAAAAAACTCGATGATACACAACGCCAACTTATTCAATCTGAACGCATGGCATCTATAGGACAACTAGCCGCTGGTGTTGCACATGAGATTAACAACCCTATTGGTTTTGTGATCAGCAATTATGAAACTTTAGCGGAATATATTGCGGTACTAAATACACTGTTGGATCTTATTGTTGAGGCGAAAAACGACTCCAGTGCATTAAATAAGGTGGAGGCTTTATGGAAAGAAGAAGATGTAGATTTTATTCGCACTGATGTTAATGACCTAATTGTAGCGTCCAAAGGTGGTTTAAAACGTGTTCAAGACATTGTTGCCGGACTAAAATCATTTTCACATAGTGACAGTAAGAGTTATGAAACAATTAGCTTAAATGACTGCATAGAAGACTCTATTCAGTTAGTTTGGAATGAGCTTAAATATAATTGTGAAGTTGAGAAACACCTTGATGTAGTGAGCAATATAAAAGGCAATTTTGGTCAAATTGAACAAGTTATAGTAAATATGTTAATTAACGCGAAACATGCAATGGAAGACGGTGGCACTATCACGGTTTCTACCGAACAAGAACAAGACCAAGTCATAGTGAAAATTTCCGATACTGGAACCGGTATTAGCCCAGAGAATCTTGAAAAACTCTTTACTCCCTTCTTCACTACTAAAGCTGTTGGGGTAGGAACTGGTCTTGGACTATCCATTTCTTATGGGATACTCCAAGACCACGGCGCAAACATTTCAGTTGATAGCCAACTAGGTCAGGGCACTACTTTTACGATGAGCTTTCCAGCATATTACGAATAA
- a CDS encoding DUF3413 domain-containing protein has product MVIKLKDQWETEQPFNLLSWGHWFTFANLFLALVFSFFYIVEHSLPVTLSGWLYFVTTWLGHFAFLSLSCFIITIFPVIILFPYKRHIRGVSAVMASFFQLYLFLDVLAYRGLGYHLTSSSFNQISEVEDVYVGIMGDSYFVMVLAVYVLILGYQFFASNYTWKKIHVLQNFSKRYVIAGTLIASFFFSHLMHIWADATLNTDIAKQGSMFPAHYPLTAKTLLARYDLLDLEKYNDSKSNRALVNNSIYKVSDTKPVQCDVTSSPNLQVFLLPQNNKLQVEKWLSTNNINYQATNQLSIPKDLNILLFNFTTGLPGLYESAEMDLKVNSHIDSSKISVELSSANFDETSGYRDLAAKKIYVFYDTSKKDIFYRTNALLVGFDRAPDMAFSPQNLVASYLNDVLLCPDYVANNLVDVPLSEINLNNITTNFSEEHFYFVYKDNAILFKKGQLIKNTAYSTDKKVNDSVDIYVLQRAADNLTKRRVKTELN; this is encoded by the coding sequence ATGGTAATAAAACTTAAAGATCAATGGGAAACCGAACAACCATTTAACCTTCTATCTTGGGGTCATTGGTTTACATTTGCTAATCTATTTTTAGCTTTGGTGTTTTCATTTTTCTACATTGTTGAACATAGCCTACCAGTCACTCTTTCTGGTTGGCTTTATTTTGTCACCACTTGGCTAGGGCATTTTGCGTTCCTGTCGTTAAGTTGTTTCATTATTACCATATTTCCCGTTATTATTTTGTTTCCATACAAACGTCATATTCGCGGAGTTTCTGCCGTTATGGCGTCTTTTTTCCAACTCTATTTGTTCTTAGATGTGCTTGCCTACAGAGGTTTAGGTTACCACTTAACTTCTAGCTCATTTAATCAAATTAGTGAAGTAGAAGATGTATATGTGGGCATTATGGGCGATAGTTACTTTGTTATGGTATTAGCAGTATATGTGTTGATACTTGGCTATCAATTTTTTGCAAGCAACTACACTTGGAAGAAAATTCACGTATTACAGAACTTTTCAAAAAGATATGTAATTGCTGGAACTTTAATCGCTAGTTTCTTCTTTAGCCATCTTATGCACATATGGGCAGATGCTACTCTTAATACAGATATTGCAAAGCAAGGTTCAATGTTTCCAGCGCACTATCCATTAACAGCCAAAACACTATTAGCCCGATACGATCTGCTAGATTTAGAGAAATATAACGACTCAAAATCAAATAGAGCATTGGTTAACAATAGTATCTACAAAGTATCTGATACTAAACCAGTACAATGTGATGTGACTTCTAGTCCTAATTTGCAGGTATTTTTGTTACCTCAAAACAATAAATTGCAAGTTGAGAAGTGGTTATCAACAAATAACATTAACTACCAAGCAACAAATCAACTTTCTATTCCTAAAGACTTAAACATCTTATTGTTCAATTTTACAACAGGATTACCTGGGTTATATGAGTCTGCGGAAATGGACTTAAAAGTGAATAGTCACATTGATTCAAGTAAAATATCTGTTGAACTATCGAGTGCAAATTTTGACGAAACATCTGGTTACCGAGACTTAGCCGCTAAAAAGATATATGTCTTTTACGATACTAGTAAAAAAGATATCTTTTACCGAACTAATGCATTATTGGTAGGTTTTGATAGAGCTCCCGATATGGCGTTTAGCCCGCAAAATCTAGTGGCAAGTTACCTTAACGATGTCCTGCTTTGTCCAGACTATGTTGCTAACAACCTAGTTGACGTGCCACTTAGCGAAATTAACTTAAATAATATCACCACTAACTTTTCTGAAGAGCATTTTTACTTTGTTTACAAAGACAATGCGATACTGTTCAAAAAAGGTCAGTTAATAAAAAATACAGCCTACTCCACAGATAAAAAGGTTAACGACTCCGTTGATATATATGTATTGCAACGCGCCGCTGATAATCTTACAAAACGACGCGTCAAAACAGAATTAAATTAA
- a CDS encoding YciI family protein, which translates to MYYMIYSEDVQDSLSKRLATREKHLARLVKLKEQGRLLVAGPLPAIDSENPGEAGFTGSLVIAEFDSLQDAEKWASLDPYIEAGVYAKSTVKPYKKVLP; encoded by the coding sequence ATGTATTACATGATCTATTCTGAAGATGTACAGGATTCTCTTTCCAAGCGTTTAGCTACAAGAGAAAAGCACTTAGCACGATTAGTTAAACTTAAAGAACAAGGTCGTTTATTGGTTGCCGGCCCACTACCAGCAATTGATAGTGAAAACCCTGGCGAAGCTGGTTTCACAGGCTCACTAGTAATTGCAGAGTTCGATTCACTGCAGGACGCTGAAAAATGGGCTAGTCTAGATCCGTATATTGAAGCGGGTGTTTATGCAAAATCCACGGTAAAACCATACAAGAAAGTTTTACCTTAA
- a CDS encoding ribonuclease E inhibitor RraB: MNFPNDETGQILKEMADAGFDFTPEYVVDFFALFHKEEDADKVAKIFLRRMDEQEPIVKVESRNYDHGGEASDAIELQVSKVLLVNHETISEFEKDYKRIAEKHSGYSDGWGVYMGDEDYDDEEDSYVE; the protein is encoded by the coding sequence ATGAATTTTCCTAACGATGAAACTGGCCAGATATTAAAAGAGATGGCTGATGCAGGTTTTGATTTTACTCCTGAGTATGTAGTTGACTTTTTTGCCCTCTTCCACAAAGAAGAAGATGCGGACAAAGTAGCCAAGATCTTTTTACGCAGGATGGATGAACAAGAACCAATCGTAAAAGTTGAAAGCCGCAATTACGATCATGGCGGCGAAGCAAGTGATGCTATTGAGTTACAAGTGTCAAAAGTCTTACTTGTTAATCACGAGACGATTAGCGAATTTGAAAAAGACTATAAACGTATTGCCGAAAAACATAGTGGTTACTCCGATGGTTGGGGAGTTTATATGGGTGATGAAGACTACGATGATGAAGAGGATAGCTACGTAGAATAG
- a CDS encoding DUF1414 domain-containing protein, with product MPIISKYSNDEINNLVEELLQVVQKNKVSVDLALIALGNTVSNVIDDNVKPDVKQQIAKSFADALLNSLSAPKH from the coding sequence ATGCCAATCATATCAAAATACTCAAACGATGAGATTAATAATTTAGTTGAAGAATTATTACAAGTTGTACAAAAAAACAAAGTTTCTGTAGATTTAGCTCTAATTGCGCTCGGTAATACTGTTAGTAATGTAATTGACGACAACGTCAAACCTGATGTAAAACAACAAATAGCTAAAAGTTTTGCTGATGCTTTGTTAAATTCATTAAGTGCACCAAAGCATTAA